From a region of the Candidatus Pelagibacter sp. FZCC0015 genome:
- a CDS encoding DMT family transporter has protein sequence MPQQTSLINVILLAAGGFFMFVCMDSTAKYLGTVMPVTQAIWGRFFFHLVSLIIFFLIFKPKVNLKKNFKVQIIRSILMVTATTFMFYSLQKFDLVDIYVVFFTAPLIVSLLSAYFLKDILSPKGILLMLLSFGSIVYSLGPSMRIFSLELIFPIVPPICWALYQFFTKVISGDNDPFAAIFYTSILGAIIFSIFIFFNWVPLEKNIFWLYLVILGVAGFVSHSLIIYAIQLSNLSFVTNFQYSQLVWSTIINFLIFGVPFDYNKIVGVIGIIVFGIMFIRTEGKKKS, from the coding sequence GTGCCTCAACAAACATCATTAATTAACGTAATTTTATTAGCCGCTGGTGGTTTTTTTATGTTTGTTTGTATGGACTCTACAGCAAAATATCTTGGAACAGTAATGCCGGTTACTCAAGCAATTTGGGGGAGGTTTTTTTTTCACTTAGTATCTTTAATTATATTTTTTTTAATTTTTAAGCCAAAAGTAAATTTAAAAAAAAATTTTAAAGTCCAAATAATTAGATCAATATTAATGGTCACTGCCACCACGTTTATGTTTTATTCTTTACAAAAATTTGACCTGGTAGATATTTATGTTGTTTTCTTCACAGCGCCTTTAATCGTCTCATTACTTTCAGCATACTTTCTAAAAGATATCTTAAGTCCAAAGGGTATACTTTTAATGCTGCTAAGTTTTGGTTCAATTGTTTATTCGTTAGGTCCAAGTATGAGAATATTTAGTTTAGAATTAATATTTCCAATTGTACCTCCAATTTGTTGGGCTCTTTACCAATTTTTTACTAAAGTTATATCAGGTGATAATGACCCATTTGCTGCTATTTTTTATACTTCGATTTTAGGCGCAATAATTTTTAGTATTTTTATATTTTTTAACTGGGTACCATTAGAGAAGAATATCTTTTGGCTTTATTTAGTAATTCTTGGTGTGGCAGGTTTTGTAAGTCATTCTTTAATTATTTATGCGATTCAACTTTCTAATTTGTCATTTGTAACTAATTTTCAATACTCACAATTAGTTTGGTCTACAATTATTAATTTCTTAATTTTTGGTGTACCGTTTGATTATAATAAAATTGTTGGGGTGATAGGTATTATTGTTTTTGGTATAATGTTCATAAGAACAGAAGGTAAAAAGAAAAGTTAA
- a CDS encoding NAD(P)-dependent oxidoreductase, which yields MKNIGFIGVGYMGYGIAKNILKHKNKLFVIANKNRKPIEKIVSEGAEEVKSFEEFSNKNLDAMFMCVTNTPIAKSISEKISNVLNSKTLIIDITTHNKTGSMETEEIFNAKKINYVECPVMGGPVQAEEGILGGIVGASDENFKIAEPYLNFFCKEYFHFGPVGMGAKSKLLNNFLSLGNAALVNHLAKSAKEMGLDLKKVFDVAKLGSGNSAALNRVFDNLLKGDFTGFKFTASNSVKDLTYIQDLLKDFPEAEKVAEVNKNYFQKAVDDGYGENFISELINKK from the coding sequence GTGAAAAATATAGGTTTTATTGGTGTTGGATATATGGGCTATGGAATAGCTAAAAATATTTTAAAACACAAAAATAAGCTTTTTGTCATTGCTAATAAAAATAGAAAACCAATTGAGAAAATTGTTAGCGAGGGAGCTGAAGAAGTAAAATCTTTTGAAGAATTTTCTAATAAAAATTTAGATGCAATGTTTATGTGTGTTACTAACACTCCCATAGCAAAATCAATATCAGAAAAAATTTCTAATGTTTTAAATAGCAAAACTCTTATTATTGATATTACTACTCATAACAAAACTGGCTCAATGGAAACAGAAGAAATATTTAATGCAAAAAAAATAAATTATGTTGAGTGTCCTGTAATGGGAGGTCCAGTTCAAGCAGAGGAAGGTATTTTAGGAGGAATTGTTGGAGCTTCAGACGAAAATTTTAAAATTGCTGAGCCATACTTAAATTTTTTCTGTAAAGAATATTTTCACTTTGGACCTGTTGGCATGGGTGCAAAATCAAAGCTGTTAAATAATTTTTTATCCCTTGGAAATGCTGCCTTAGTTAATCATTTAGCTAAAAGTGCCAAAGAAATGGGTTTGGATTTAAAAAAAGTATTTGATGTTGCAAAACTTGGTTCTGGAAATTCTGCAGCTTTAAATCGAGTTTTTGACAATCTATTAAAAGGAGATTTTACTGGTTTTAAATTCACAGCTAGTAATTCTGTAAAAGATTTAACTTATATTCAAGATTTATTAAAAGATTTTCCAGAAGCCGAAAAAGTTGCTGAAG
- a CDS encoding UxaA family hydrolase → MNNLIVLNKNDNVGVSQFIIPEKTKIEGHEISTIDPIPFGHKVCLKTIKKGDPIIKYDQIIGFALDDIKPGQHVHSHNLEFREFKRDFKVTDKKHIVDEKADTFFNGILRDNGQVATRNYIGIVSTVNCSATVTKMIVERIKYSDILKDYPNIDGIVPITHSTGCGMNTESEGMQIFQRTIDGFKNHPNFSHVFVIGLGCECAQISLFDESLKKHNRIHFLTIQDEGGTKKIVDKVLSQIKNLLSEANNIQRTAQPVSHLTLALQCGGSDGYSGITANPALGVAADLLVKKGGSSILSETPEIYGAEHLLINRASSQETADKLIKRIEWWKHYTSINNSSMDNNPAPGNKKGGLTTILEKSLGAVAKGGNSILQDVLHYAEPLKNKGFNFMDSPGYDPVSVTGQVASGANVICFTTGRGSCFGCKPVPSLKLSTNSAMFERMSEDMDINCGTIAEGKEKVEEVGQKIFELVVNTASGNKSKSEINGYGDEEFNPWQVGVVM, encoded by the coding sequence ATGAATAATCTAATAGTTTTAAATAAGAATGACAATGTGGGCGTAAGCCAATTTATTATTCCTGAAAAAACTAAAATTGAAGGTCATGAAATTAGTACTATCGATCCAATACCTTTTGGGCACAAAGTTTGTTTAAAAACAATTAAAAAAGGTGATCCAATCATTAAATATGATCAAATTATTGGGTTTGCATTAGATGATATTAAACCTGGACAACATGTACATTCGCATAATTTAGAATTTAGAGAATTCAAAAGAGATTTTAAAGTTACAGATAAAAAACACATTGTTGATGAGAAAGCAGACACCTTCTTTAATGGAATTTTAAGAGATAATGGACAGGTTGCTACTAGAAATTATATTGGAATTGTAAGCACTGTAAATTGCTCAGCAACTGTAACTAAAATGATCGTTGAGAGGATTAAATATTCTGACATTTTAAAAGATTATCCAAACATTGATGGCATAGTACCTATAACTCACTCTACAGGATGTGGAATGAACACTGAAAGTGAAGGGATGCAAATTTTCCAAAGAACTATAGATGGATTTAAAAATCATCCTAATTTTTCACATGTTTTTGTTATAGGTTTAGGATGCGAATGTGCTCAAATAAGTTTATTTGATGAATCTCTAAAGAAACATAACCGAATTCATTTTCTAACCATACAAGACGAAGGTGGAACAAAAAAAATAGTAGATAAAGTATTATCTCAAATTAAAAATTTACTTTCTGAAGCTAATAATATTCAAAGAACTGCACAACCCGTAAGTCATCTAACTTTAGCTCTTCAATGCGGTGGTTCAGATGGTTATTCAGGAATAACTGCAAATCCTGCATTAGGAGTTGCGGCAGATCTCTTGGTTAAAAAAGGTGGAAGTTCAATTTTATCTGAAACTCCAGAGATTTATGGAGCTGAACATTTGTTAATTAATAGAGCAAGCTCACAAGAAACTGCTGATAAACTAATTAAAAGAATTGAATGGTGGAAACATTATACTTCAATCAACAATAGTTCCATGGACAACAACCCTGCGCCAGGAAATAAAAAAGGTGGTCTCACAACTATTTTAGAGAAATCATTAGGAGCTGTTGCAAAAGGAGGAAACTCTATCCTTCAAGATGTATTGCATTATGCTGAACCTTTAAAAAATAAAGGTTTTAATTTTATGGACTCTCCTGGGTATGATCCTGTGTCTGTAACTGGTCAAGTTGCATCAGGTGCTAATGTTATTTGTTTTACAACAGGACGTGGATCCTGCTTTGGTTGCAAACCAGTTCCAAGTTTAAAACTTTCAACAAACTCAGCGATGTTTGAAAGAATGTCAGAAGATATGGATATTAATTGTGGTACAATTGCTGAAGGAAAAGAAAAAGTTGAAGAAGTTGGTCAAAAAATATTTGAATTAGTTGTAAATACTGCTTCAGGGAATAAATCAAAAAGTGAAATCAATGGCTACGGTGACGAGGAGTTTAATCCTTGGCAAGTTGGCGTTGTAATGTAA